A window of Cellulomonas fimi contains these coding sequences:
- a CDS encoding 4-hydroxy-3-methylbut-2-enyl diphosphate reductase, with product MTSATDQAPGVPATKRVLLAAPRGYCAGVDRAVVAVEKALEHYGAPVYVRKEIVHNKYVVETLAARGAIFVDETDEVPEGARVVFSAHGVSPAVHAAAAARSLQTIDATCPLVTKVHKEAVRFAAEDYDILLIGHEGHEEVEGTQGEAPEHIQVVNSPEAVDDVVVRDPERLVWISQTTLSVDETMETVRRLREKFPHLQDPPSDDICYATQNRQVAVKKLAPHCDVVITVGSANSSNSVRLVEVALDAGARTSYRVDKASEIDPAWLDGATTVGVTSGASVPEILVRDVLELLAQHGFGTVEEVRTATEDLMFSLPRELRADLKASGATPERPRREGRRSLDVQPA from the coding sequence GTGACCTCTGCGACCGACCAGGCCCCCGGCGTGCCCGCGACCAAGCGCGTGCTGCTCGCCGCCCCGCGCGGGTACTGCGCCGGCGTCGACCGGGCCGTCGTCGCCGTCGAGAAGGCCCTCGAGCACTACGGCGCCCCGGTGTACGTCCGCAAGGAGATCGTGCACAACAAGTACGTCGTCGAGACGCTCGCGGCGCGCGGCGCGATCTTCGTCGACGAGACCGACGAGGTGCCCGAGGGTGCGCGCGTCGTGTTCTCCGCGCACGGCGTCTCCCCGGCCGTGCACGCCGCCGCCGCGGCCCGCTCGCTGCAGACGATCGACGCGACGTGCCCGCTCGTGACGAAGGTGCACAAGGAAGCCGTCCGGTTCGCCGCCGAGGACTACGACATCCTGCTCATCGGCCACGAGGGCCACGAGGAGGTCGAGGGCACGCAGGGCGAGGCGCCCGAGCACATCCAGGTCGTCAACTCGCCGGAGGCCGTCGACGACGTCGTCGTGCGCGACCCCGAGCGCCTCGTGTGGATCTCCCAGACGACGCTCTCGGTCGACGAGACGATGGAGACGGTCCGCCGCCTGCGCGAGAAGTTCCCGCACCTGCAGGACCCGCCGAGCGACGACATCTGCTACGCGACGCAGAACCGCCAGGTCGCCGTCAAGAAGCTCGCGCCGCACTGCGACGTGGTCATCACCGTCGGCTCGGCGAACTCGTCGAACTCGGTCCGTCTCGTCGAGGTCGCCCTCGACGCCGGCGCGCGCACGTCCTACCGCGTCGACAAGGCGTCCGAGATCGACCCCGCGTGGCTCGACGGTGCGACGACGGTCGGCGTCACGTCCGGTGCGTCGGTGCCGGAGATCCTGGTCCGCGACGTCCTGGAGCTGCTCGCGCAGCACGGGTTCGGCACGGTCGAGGAGGTCCGCACCGCGACCGAGGACCTCATGTTCTCGCTGCCGCGTGAGCTGCGGGCCGACCTCAAGGCGTCGGGTGCGACCCCCGAGCGGCCGCGTCGCGAGGGCCGCCGCTCCCTGGACGTCCAGCCGGCCTGA
- a CDS encoding DNA recombination protein RmuC: MDTTALLLGLLIGLAAGATVAWVLAASAAGRRAAARLHAAEVEAARVRAVLDAERAATADRIAAAQADSERVADQFRALAADALATSSDQFLALAHQRFAADHQTQVGELAQREQAVRALVEPLTRTLDQVRAELAEAEKARVEGHAALGEQVRAMRVASEQLRGETAQLVTALRSSQVRGRWGEVQLRRVVEAAGMLAHVDFVEQEQVRTDDGLLRPDMVVRLAGGKHVVVDAKVAFLGFLEATQTDDPSVRAERLAAHARHVRKHVDDLASKRYWDQFAPAPEFVVMFVPAESFLHAAADQDPTLVEYAFERNVVLATPVTLLTLLRTVAYAWRQDALASNAQAVLSLGKELHGRLATMGAHLTRLGRAIDSAAGAYNQAVGSLETRVLVSARRFADLHVVDGDLPTPTPVNPQLSVVSAPELVASAEEQIVALDDRVLGDGAERRDARALDAELPRSEERRATGDGVTSA, translated from the coding sequence ATGGACACGACCGCGCTGCTCCTCGGCCTGCTGATCGGCCTCGCCGCCGGGGCGACCGTCGCGTGGGTGCTCGCGGCGTCCGCCGCGGGCCGTCGCGCCGCGGCGCGTCTGCACGCCGCCGAGGTCGAGGCCGCCCGGGTCCGCGCGGTCCTGGACGCCGAGCGCGCCGCCACCGCCGACCGGATCGCCGCCGCGCAGGCCGACTCGGAGCGCGTCGCCGACCAGTTCCGCGCGCTCGCCGCCGACGCGCTCGCGACGAGCTCCGACCAGTTCCTCGCGCTCGCGCACCAGCGGTTCGCCGCGGACCACCAGACGCAGGTCGGCGAGCTCGCCCAGCGGGAGCAGGCCGTGCGTGCGCTCGTCGAGCCGCTGACCCGCACGCTCGACCAGGTCCGCGCCGAGCTCGCCGAGGCCGAGAAGGCGCGCGTCGAGGGCCACGCGGCGCTCGGCGAGCAGGTCCGCGCGATGCGCGTCGCGTCCGAGCAGCTCCGCGGCGAGACCGCCCAGCTCGTCACCGCGCTGCGCTCGTCGCAGGTCCGCGGCCGCTGGGGCGAGGTGCAGCTGCGCCGGGTCGTCGAGGCCGCCGGGATGCTCGCGCACGTCGACTTCGTCGAGCAGGAGCAGGTGCGCACGGACGACGGGCTGCTGCGCCCCGACATGGTCGTGCGGCTCGCGGGCGGCAAGCATGTCGTCGTCGACGCGAAGGTCGCGTTCCTCGGCTTCCTCGAGGCGACGCAGACCGACGACCCGTCGGTGCGGGCCGAGCGGCTCGCGGCGCACGCCCGGCACGTCCGCAAGCACGTCGACGACCTCGCGTCGAAGCGGTACTGGGACCAGTTCGCACCCGCGCCCGAGTTCGTCGTGATGTTCGTGCCCGCCGAGTCGTTCCTGCACGCCGCGGCCGACCAGGACCCGACGCTCGTCGAGTACGCGTTCGAGCGAAACGTCGTCCTCGCGACGCCCGTCACGCTGCTGACGCTGCTGCGGACCGTCGCCTACGCGTGGCGGCAGGACGCGCTGGCCAGCAACGCGCAGGCCGTCCTGTCGCTCGGCAAGGAGCTGCACGGCCGGCTCGCGACGATGGGCGCCCACCTGACGCGGCTCGGCCGCGCGATCGACTCGGCGGCGGGCGCCTACAACCAGGCCGTCGGCTCGCTCGAGACGCGCGTGCTCGTGAGCGCGCGCCGGTTCGCGGACCTGCACGTCGTCGACGGCGACCTGCCCACCCCCACCCCGGTCAACCCGCAGCTCTCCGTCGTGAGCGCACCCGAGCTCGTCGCGTCCGCCGAGGAGCAGATCGTGGCACTCGACGACCGCGTGCTCGGAGACGGCGCCGAGCGGCGCGACGCGCGGGCGCTCGACGCCGAGCTCCCGCGCTCCGAGGAGCGCCGCGCCACGGGCGACGGGGTGACGTCCGCCTGA
- a CDS encoding ABC transporter ATP-binding protein yields MPPEDVAPTPSAASVPATGPVPAPAPDAARPAPPTFPALALRGLWRRFGEKVAVAGVDLDVPAGSFYGLVGPNGAGKTTTLSMATGLLHPDAGTVLVHGQDLWASPLQVKAMLGVLPDGVKLFDRLTGEQLITYAGLLHGLDRDTTAERTRDLLAAMDLTKDAGTLVVDYSAGMTKKVALACALVHVPRLLVLDEPFEAVDPVSAANIRDILASYVRSGGTVIVSSHVMDLVQRMCDHVAIIANGHVLAAGTVDDVRGDASLEDRFVDLVGGRVSGEGLAWLRTSSD; encoded by the coding sequence ATGCCGCCCGAGGACGTCGCCCCGACCCCGTCCGCCGCGTCGGTCCCGGCCACCGGCCCTGTGCCGGCGCCCGCGCCCGACGCCGCCCGACCCGCACCGCCGACCTTCCCCGCGCTCGCCCTGCGCGGGCTGTGGCGGCGGTTCGGCGAGAAGGTCGCCGTCGCCGGCGTCGACCTCGACGTCCCCGCGGGCTCGTTCTACGGCCTGGTCGGTCCGAACGGCGCGGGGAAGACGACCACGCTGTCCATGGCGACCGGTCTGCTGCACCCCGACGCGGGCACCGTCCTGGTGCACGGGCAGGACCTGTGGGCCTCGCCGCTGCAGGTCAAGGCCATGCTCGGCGTCCTCCCCGACGGCGTGAAGCTCTTCGACCGGCTCACGGGCGAGCAGCTCATCACCTACGCGGGCCTGCTGCACGGGCTCGACCGCGACACGACCGCCGAGCGCACGCGCGACCTGCTCGCGGCGATGGACCTGACGAAGGACGCGGGCACGCTCGTCGTCGACTACTCGGCGGGCATGACGAAGAAGGTCGCGCTCGCGTGCGCGCTCGTGCACGTGCCGCGTCTCCTCGTGCTCGACGAGCCGTTCGAGGCCGTCGACCCGGTGTCCGCGGCGAACATCCGCGACATCCTCGCCTCCTACGTGCGCTCGGGCGGCACCGTCATCGTGTCGTCGCACGTCATGGACCTCGTCCAGCGCATGTGCGACCACGTCGCGATCATCGCGAACGGCCACGTCCTGGCGGCGGGCACCGTCGACGACGTGCGCGGCGACGCGAGCCTGGAGGACCGGTTCGTCGACCTCGTCGGCGGGCGCGTCAGCGGGGAGGGGCTCGCGTGGTTGCGCACCTCGTCCGACTGA
- a CDS encoding BCCT family transporter: protein MPSASSPPRTSTSYGRGLAGIQRRVFWPALGIVLGVAALAIAFPGTAEDVVGALQENVIGVFGWYYVLLVAGFVAFALWLGLGRWGDLTLGTDDDVPEFGLRTWFAMLFAAGMGIGLVFYGVAEPLSHFANPKPGVTGTQAQLAQSALAQTYLHWGVHAWAIYVVVGLAVAWAVHRRGRPVSIRWALEPLLGDRVRGTLGDAIDVAAVVGTMFGVATSLGLGVLQISAGLRHVGVASSGRTTQVVLIVVITAIATWSVLSGLDRGLKWLSNINVALAGVLLVAVLLLGPTLFLLRDFVQSIGVYLSSVVSLTFNVSAYAGPEGEAWQAMWTTFYWGWWMSWAPFVGVFIARISRGRTVREFVAGVLLVPTLVTFLWFSVLGGTAIHREIFGTGGLVGADGTVVAENALFDVLAGLPWGSVLSVLAIVLIGLFFITSADSGSLVVAMLSSGGNPEPSRPVRVIWATLGGLLAIALLLAGGLVALQTAAILIALPFSLVMIGMVVSLARALGREHHALLRAQRLEARARLTQHVTEHVTGEVTSLLARRSRAETSPRPSRLLRPRPHGKDVGPDERDD, encoded by the coding sequence ATGCCCTCCGCCAGCTCCCCGCCGCGCACGTCCACGTCGTACGGACGGGGCCTCGCGGGCATCCAACGCCGCGTCTTCTGGCCCGCTCTCGGGATCGTCCTCGGCGTCGCGGCGCTCGCGATCGCGTTCCCGGGCACCGCGGAGGACGTCGTCGGCGCCCTGCAGGAGAACGTCATCGGCGTCTTCGGCTGGTACTACGTCCTGCTCGTCGCGGGGTTCGTCGCGTTCGCGCTGTGGCTCGGCCTCGGACGTTGGGGCGACCTCACGCTCGGCACCGACGACGACGTGCCCGAGTTCGGCCTGCGGACGTGGTTCGCGATGCTCTTCGCCGCGGGCATGGGCATCGGCCTCGTCTTCTACGGCGTCGCCGAGCCGCTGAGCCACTTCGCGAACCCGAAGCCGGGCGTGACCGGGACCCAGGCGCAGCTCGCGCAGTCCGCGCTCGCGCAGACGTACCTGCACTGGGGCGTGCACGCGTGGGCGATCTACGTGGTCGTCGGCCTGGCCGTCGCGTGGGCCGTGCACCGGCGCGGACGACCCGTCTCGATCCGGTGGGCGCTCGAGCCGCTCCTCGGCGACCGGGTCCGCGGTACGCTGGGCGACGCGATCGACGTCGCGGCCGTCGTCGGCACGATGTTCGGCGTCGCGACGTCGCTCGGGCTCGGCGTCCTCCAGATCTCCGCCGGGTTGCGGCACGTCGGTGTCGCGTCGTCCGGGCGGACCACTCAGGTCGTGCTCATCGTGGTCATCACCGCGATCGCGACCTGGTCGGTGCTCAGCGGCCTGGACCGCGGCCTCAAGTGGCTGTCGAACATCAACGTCGCGCTCGCGGGCGTGCTCCTCGTCGCCGTCCTGCTGCTCGGTCCGACGTTGTTCCTGCTCCGCGACTTCGTGCAGTCGATCGGCGTCTACCTGTCGTCCGTCGTCTCGCTGACGTTCAACGTGAGCGCGTACGCGGGGCCCGAGGGCGAGGCGTGGCAGGCCATGTGGACGACGTTCTACTGGGGCTGGTGGATGTCGTGGGCGCCGTTCGTCGGCGTGTTCATCGCCCGCATCTCCCGCGGCCGGACGGTGCGCGAGTTCGTGGCCGGGGTGCTGCTCGTGCCGACCCTGGTGACGTTCCTCTGGTTCTCGGTGCTCGGCGGGACGGCCATCCACCGCGAGATCTTCGGCACGGGCGGGCTCGTGGGCGCGGACGGCACGGTCGTCGCCGAGAACGCGCTGTTCGACGTGCTCGCCGGCCTGCCGTGGGGGTCCGTGCTGTCGGTGCTCGCGATCGTGCTGATCGGCCTGTTCTTCATCACGTCGGCGGACTCGGGGTCGCTCGTCGTCGCGATGCTGTCGTCCGGCGGCAACCCCGAGCCGAGCCGGCCCGTGCGCGTGATCTGGGCGACGCTCGGCGGTCTGCTCGCGATCGCGCTGCTGCTCGCCGGGGGACTCGTCGCGCTGCAGACGGCCGCGATCCTCATCGCGCTGCCGTTCTCGCTCGTGATGATCGGGATGGTGGTGTCGCTGGCGCGCGCGCTCGGCCGTGAGCACCACGCACTGCTCCGGGCGCAGCGCCTCGAGGCCCGGGCGCGGCTGACGCAGCACGTCACCGAGCACGTCACCGGCGAGGTCACCTCGCTGCTCGCGCGCCGGTCCCGCGCCGAGACCTCGCCCCGCCCCTCGCGGCTCCTGCGCCCACGCCCGCACGGGAAGGACGTGGGCCCCGACGAGCGCGACGACTGA